From one Nonomuraea polychroma genomic stretch:
- a CDS encoding phospholipase A2, with protein sequence MITRSRSSRELSRLLTAALSLIVMMGLLQAPHTAASATATSATATSATATSASATVLTPPLDLAEMWGRYGNAGGHWTGGDATVSIPLPDGRIAWIFSDSFLGAVNPDYSRPKDAPFLRNSMVIQNGSNLGPTLHGGTAAAPTSLIDTDLSPDDFYWVGDGTVEGNTLKVIYGRYLSTNDGTPLGFKRQGTALATFSLPDLRVTSVRPMPVSDSMTWGSALMEDGGYSYIYGSEYAEGTKFVHLARAKAGDLGGPWEFWTGSGWSDKESDSTRMVSGVGEGMSVSKVGNQYVMITQENNDLFSGWIVAYVSNAPTGPFSGPTYLYEAPEPEISNRRQFVYVARHHPELSDPGKLLLTYDVNAWDPEDLYRDVRIYRPRFVEVQWPPAVPDPSKLPGAPTNLSVRMAGDGTAHLTWTAPPGSGLNYWVYKKDLTAGQTHFARTGNPVTETRYGDPFLKEGHTYAFHVRAVTTAGHEGPPSNTVNTESRKTAPPAPSGLVATAGVAGDVKLTWNASDPGVTYRVYQRDVTVGETVFTESATEDPLLESATLRDLIATHVYEFKVTAVNDIGESPPSNLARATAVFTPPGAPGNLAATAQSDGSIKLTWTAVAGADRYWVRLRDVTSGATDFTKIELPVHGTTTTLTHLLSGNTYEFKVTAGNGGGEGPASNVASATAKVALPDAPTGLGATPQADGSVKLTWTAAARAKTYWIYRRDVTFGHTEFSRYHLPASGTSAVIADLFNGNTYEFKVTGVGDGGEGPASAVVSAVSRVTPPQAPTGLRAEPGDGTVRLSWTAPVGASMYWVYQRDVTAGESTFTRLAYPAGQPSADLQGLVNGHTYEYKVTGINDAGEGPAGGVVSVVPKPPAPPKVTGVSAQPQQDGTVKLTWTPIDGSFYWLSYRDTTAGQTSYTRLEYPATTNSAQIGPFTGGHAYDFLVTATNPGGDGPPSDPVRVTILGSATLGKVSMPQPAAKASVKAVAALPRPPTNLRVTQRTRDFVALEWDASPDHGSVYYWVQFRSVGRSQWYNLTYPTLNLTYHVGKPLWPGFQYEFRVVAENQTGASSPTNTVRSALGGSPPPRPTGLRVGSTANGVDLLWTQTAEEDFYWVEFKPSGTGTWYRLAWPATWHEASIGAPLWRGYSYDFRVIAVNRDGESPPSSSVSAVPDYPKPQPPSALYHTDGPGWSRISWNDSGSDVMYWLYYRPAGSGSWTRARYPLAESEITLKYLPIGRYDVRVTAVNMRGESAASPTITIRLKPSKAHMLAMLTEISTAGWNRWLGLDGGDAYYIDGYEWDHSTDLCSGSPDRPVLGLAPFERVDWRKQCARHDFGYRNYKAMSAFDYNRKLRIDRMFYRDMLVACDAQIVHHGVKCIGLAHVYYAAVLKLGT encoded by the coding sequence GTGATCACCAGATCTCGCAGCAGCCGGGAGTTATCCCGGTTACTCACTGCAGCCCTGTCGCTGATCGTCATGATGGGGCTGCTCCAAGCGCCCCACACGGCCGCCTCCGCCACCGCTACCTCAGCCACCGCGACCTCAGCCACCGCGACCTCAGCCTCCGCCACCGTTCTCACGCCGCCCCTCGACCTGGCCGAGATGTGGGGCCGGTACGGCAACGCCGGCGGCCACTGGACCGGCGGCGACGCCACCGTCTCCATCCCGCTGCCCGACGGCCGCATCGCCTGGATCTTCTCCGACTCCTTCCTCGGCGCCGTCAACCCCGACTACTCCCGTCCCAAGGACGCCCCGTTCCTGCGCAACTCGATGGTCATCCAGAACGGTTCGAACCTCGGCCCAACGCTGCACGGGGGCACCGCCGCCGCGCCGACCTCACTGATCGACACCGACCTGTCGCCCGACGACTTCTACTGGGTGGGCGACGGCACGGTCGAGGGCAACACCCTCAAGGTCATCTACGGCCGCTACCTCAGCACCAACGACGGCACCCCGCTCGGGTTCAAACGCCAGGGCACCGCGCTGGCCACCTTCAGCCTGCCCGATCTACGGGTGACCTCGGTCCGGCCGATGCCCGTCAGCGACTCCATGACCTGGGGCTCGGCGCTGATGGAGGACGGCGGCTACAGCTACATCTACGGCAGCGAGTACGCCGAGGGCACCAAGTTCGTCCACCTGGCCAGGGCCAAGGCCGGCGACCTCGGCGGCCCGTGGGAGTTCTGGACCGGCAGCGGCTGGTCAGACAAGGAAAGCGACTCCACGCGCATGGTCAGCGGCGTCGGCGAGGGCATGTCGGTCAGCAAGGTCGGCAACCAGTACGTGATGATCACGCAGGAGAACAACGACCTGTTCAGCGGCTGGATCGTGGCGTACGTGTCCAACGCGCCGACCGGGCCGTTCAGCGGGCCGACGTACCTGTACGAGGCGCCGGAGCCGGAGATCAGCAACCGGCGGCAGTTCGTCTACGTCGCCCGCCACCATCCGGAGTTGTCCGACCCCGGCAAGCTGCTCCTGACCTACGACGTCAACGCCTGGGACCCCGAGGATCTGTACCGGGACGTGCGTATCTACCGGCCGCGTTTCGTGGAGGTCCAGTGGCCGCCGGCCGTACCCGACCCGTCGAAACTGCCAGGCGCGCCGACGAACCTGAGCGTGCGGATGGCCGGTGACGGCACCGCCCACCTCACCTGGACAGCGCCGCCGGGCTCCGGCCTCAACTACTGGGTGTACAAGAAGGATCTGACGGCCGGGCAGACGCACTTCGCCAGGACCGGCAACCCAGTCACAGAGACCCGCTACGGCGACCCGTTCCTCAAGGAGGGCCACACCTACGCCTTCCACGTCAGGGCCGTCACCACCGCAGGGCACGAAGGACCGCCGTCCAACACGGTCAACACCGAGAGCCGCAAGACCGCCCCGCCCGCGCCGAGCGGCCTGGTCGCGACCGCCGGTGTGGCCGGTGACGTGAAACTGACCTGGAACGCCTCCGACCCCGGCGTCACCTACCGCGTCTACCAGCGGGACGTGACCGTGGGCGAGACGGTGTTCACCGAGAGCGCGACGGAGGACCCACTCCTCGAGAGCGCGACCCTGCGGGACCTGATCGCCACGCACGTCTACGAGTTCAAGGTCACCGCGGTCAACGACATCGGCGAAAGCCCGCCGTCCAACCTGGCGCGGGCGACCGCAGTGTTCACCCCGCCCGGTGCGCCGGGCAACCTGGCCGCGACCGCCCAATCCGACGGGTCGATCAAGCTCACCTGGACCGCGGTCGCGGGCGCCGATCGGTACTGGGTACGGCTGCGCGACGTGACCTCGGGCGCCACCGACTTCACCAAGATCGAGCTGCCCGTCCACGGCACGACCACCACCCTCACGCACTTGCTGAGCGGCAACACCTACGAGTTCAAGGTCACCGCGGGCAACGGTGGCGGCGAGGGCCCGGCCAGCAACGTGGCCAGCGCCACCGCCAAGGTCGCGCTGCCGGACGCGCCCACCGGGCTCGGGGCCACGCCGCAGGCGGACGGCTCGGTCAAGCTCACGTGGACGGCGGCGGCGCGGGCCAAGACCTACTGGATCTACCGCCGCGACGTCACCTTCGGGCACACCGAGTTCTCCCGCTATCACCTGCCCGCCTCGGGCACCAGCGCGGTCATCGCCGACCTGTTCAACGGCAACACCTACGAGTTCAAGGTGACCGGCGTCGGCGACGGCGGCGAGGGGCCGGCGAGCGCGGTCGTCAGCGCCGTCTCACGGGTCACGCCGCCGCAGGCCCCCACCGGTCTGCGCGCCGAGCCGGGCGACGGCACGGTACGGCTGAGCTGGACCGCACCCGTGGGCGCCAGCATGTACTGGGTTTACCAGCGCGACGTCACCGCAGGGGAGAGCACGTTCACCCGGCTCGCCTACCCCGCCGGGCAGCCTTCGGCCGACCTGCAGGGGCTGGTCAACGGCCACACCTACGAGTACAAGGTCACCGGGATCAACGACGCGGGTGAGGGACCGGCCGGCGGCGTCGTCAGCGTCGTGCCCAAGCCGCCCGCTCCGCCCAAGGTCACCGGCGTGAGCGCGCAGCCCCAGCAGGACGGCACGGTCAAGCTGACCTGGACCCCGATCGACGGCTCCTTCTACTGGCTGTCGTATCGGGACACGACCGCCGGCCAGACGTCCTACACGCGGCTGGAGTACCCGGCCACGACGAACAGCGCGCAGATCGGGCCGTTCACCGGGGGCCATGCCTACGACTTCCTGGTCACGGCCACCAACCCGGGCGGCGACGGGCCGCCGTCCGACCCGGTCCGCGTCACCATCCTGGGCAGCGCGACGCTCGGCAAGGTGTCGATGCCCCAACCGGCGGCCAAGGCGTCGGTGAAAGCGGTCGCCGCCCTTCCGCGGCCGCCCACGAACCTTCGGGTCACCCAGCGCACCCGCGACTTCGTCGCCCTGGAGTGGGATGCCAGCCCTGACCACGGCAGCGTCTACTACTGGGTTCAGTTCCGATCGGTGGGCCGCTCGCAGTGGTACAACCTGACCTACCCGACGCTCAACCTCACCTACCACGTCGGCAAGCCGCTGTGGCCGGGCTTCCAGTATGAGTTCCGCGTCGTGGCCGAGAACCAGACGGGCGCCTCCAGCCCGACGAACACGGTCCGCTCGGCGCTCGGCGGGTCGCCGCCGCCCCGGCCCACCGGCCTCAGGGTGGGCAGCACCGCGAACGGCGTGGACCTGCTCTGGACGCAGACCGCCGAGGAGGACTTCTACTGGGTGGAGTTCAAGCCGAGCGGGACCGGCACGTGGTACCGGCTCGCCTGGCCGGCCACCTGGCACGAGGCCAGCATCGGCGCGCCGCTGTGGCGCGGCTACTCCTACGACTTCCGGGTGATCGCCGTCAACCGCGACGGCGAGAGCCCGCCGAGCTCCTCCGTCTCCGCGGTGCCGGACTACCCGAAGCCCCAGCCACCCAGCGCCCTCTATCACACCGACGGACCCGGGTGGTCACGGATCTCCTGGAACGACAGCGGCTCCGACGTCATGTACTGGCTGTACTACCGGCCGGCGGGTAGCGGATCCTGGACCCGGGCCCGCTATCCCCTCGCCGAGTCGGAGATCACCCTGAAGTACCTGCCGATCGGCAGGTACGACGTCAGGGTGACCGCCGTCAACATGAGAGGAGAAAGCGCCGCCAGCCCCACGATCACGATCCGCCTGAAGCCGTCGAAAGCCCACATGCTGGCGATGCTCACGGAGATCTCGACCGCCGGGTGGAATCGCTGGCTGGGGCTCGACGGCGGTGACGCCTACTACATCGACGGCTACGAGTGGGACCACAGCACCGACCTGTGCTCGGGCAGTCCGGACCGGCCGGTCCTCGGGCTCGCCCCGTTCGAACGGGTCGACTGGCGCAAGCAGTGCGCGCGTCATGACTTCGGCTACCGCAACTACAAGGCCATGAGCGCCTTCGACTACAACCGGAAACTGCGCATCGACCGGATGTTCTACCGGGACATGCTGGTCGCCTGTGACGCGCAGATCGTGCACCACGGCGTCAAGTGCATCGGGCTGGCCCACGTGTACTACGCGGCCGTCCTGAAGCTCGGCACGTGA
- a CDS encoding alpha/beta hydrolase fold domain-containing protein, which yields MTSLTEKPAHRPGRTSPGTRLLLLGTGAQSDRPCSHLAARVPAVVVSVEDRLAPEHPLPASADDAPGGQDEGRRQAAEVVIRERREVRHVAHVLAFVGDRLRREGAAV from the coding sequence ATGACATCACTGACCGAAAAACCGGCGCACCGCCCGGGGCGCACCTCGCCGGGCACGCGCCTGCTGCTGCTCGGCACCGGCGCGCAGAGCGACCGGCCGTGCTCTCACCTCGCCGCGCGCGTGCCCGCCGTCGTCGTCTCGGTGGAGGACCGCCTGGCGCCCGAGCACCCACTTCCCGCCTCGGCCGACGACGCGCCCGGCGGTCAGGATGAAGGCCGTCGGCAGGCGGCTGAGGTCGTCATACGCGAGAGGCGAGAAGTCCGCCACGTCGCGCACGTCCTGGCCTTCGTCGGAGACCGGCTGCGCCGGGAAGGCGCCGCGGTATGA
- a CDS encoding ATP-binding cassette domain-containing protein: MSNETWAIETRGLVKVFGANRAVDGVDLAVPAGCVYSVLGPNGAGKTTIIRMIATLIRPDGGTARVLGHDVAAEAAQVRARLALTGQFASLDEDLTGLENLTLLARLRGHRGKAARKRATDLLEAFDLSAAARREVKAYSGGMRRRLDIAGSLVVRPDLLMLDEPTTGLDPRSRGQVWESVRALVGVGTTVLLTTQYLEEADQLADRIAVVDHGRVIAEGTSDRLKALVGASALRVRVADSADRPEVARLLAATLGAAPVLEPDPVALSLRVDEPAAVASALAAITERGIGIGEYALAQPSLDEVFLALTGKPADGPAPGHEEAST, translated from the coding sequence ATGAGCAACGAGACATGGGCGATCGAAACCCGCGGCCTGGTCAAGGTCTTCGGCGCCAACCGGGCGGTCGACGGCGTCGATCTCGCGGTGCCCGCGGGGTGCGTCTACTCGGTGCTCGGGCCCAACGGAGCGGGGAAGACGACCATCATCCGGATGATCGCCACGCTGATCCGTCCCGACGGCGGCACCGCCCGCGTGCTGGGCCACGACGTCGCCGCTGAGGCGGCCCAGGTCAGGGCACGTCTCGCGCTCACCGGGCAGTTCGCGTCCCTCGACGAGGACCTGACCGGGCTCGAGAACCTCACCCTGCTCGCCCGCCTGCGCGGACACCGCGGCAAGGCGGCCAGGAAGCGCGCCACCGACCTGCTGGAGGCCTTCGACCTGAGCGCGGCCGCCAGGCGGGAGGTGAAGGCCTACTCCGGCGGCATGCGGCGCCGGCTCGACATCGCCGGCTCCCTCGTCGTCCGTCCCGACCTGCTGATGCTCGACGAGCCGACGACCGGCCTGGATCCGCGCAGCCGCGGCCAGGTGTGGGAGAGCGTGCGAGCGCTCGTCGGCGTCGGCACCACCGTCCTGCTGACCACGCAGTACCTCGAAGAGGCCGATCAGCTCGCCGACCGCATCGCCGTCGTCGACCACGGCCGCGTCATCGCCGAGGGCACGAGCGACCGGCTCAAGGCTCTGGTCGGGGCGAGCGCGCTGCGCGTGCGGGTCGCCGACAGCGCCGACCGCCCGGAGGTCGCCAGGCTCCTCGCGGCCACGCTCGGCGCCGCCCCCGTTCTGGAGCCGGATCCCGTCGCGCTCTCCCTGCGGGTGGACGAGCCGGCCGCGGTCGCGAGCGCGCTCGCGGCCATCACCGAACGCGGAATCGGCATCGGCGAGTATGCGCTGGCGCAGCCGAGTCTCGACGAGGTGTTCCTGGCCCTCACCGGAAAGCCAGCCGACGGCCCCGCGCCAGGCCATGAGGAGGCATCGACGTGA
- a CDS encoding ABC transporter permease gives MTIHQAAERSTFEHLDTRLISAVADAPPPDTGAGALRATLTFAWRVLLKIRHVPEQLLDATLFPILFTLMFTYVFGGAMIGSPEAYLRYALPGILAQTVVFMTMYTAVTLNTDIERGSFDRFRSQPIWRPAPLVGALLGDTLRYSVASAFVFGIATLIGYRASGGLGGVAGAIALLLVFCFALSWLWLIVGLTVRTPAAVMGVSTVILFPLTFVSSAFAPPETMPAWMREFVTVNPVTLLVQAARGLLDGVPDTGDIALVLALSAVMTVVFAPIALWLYNGRT, from the coding sequence GTGACCATCCACCAGGCAGCCGAACGCTCGACGTTCGAGCATCTCGACACCCGGCTGATCTCCGCCGTCGCCGACGCGCCGCCGCCGGACACGGGCGCCGGCGCGCTCCGCGCCACGCTGACCTTCGCGTGGCGCGTCCTGCTGAAGATCAGGCATGTTCCCGAGCAGCTCCTCGACGCCACGCTGTTCCCGATCCTGTTCACGCTGATGTTCACGTACGTGTTCGGCGGGGCGATGATCGGATCGCCGGAGGCGTACCTGCGCTACGCGCTGCCGGGGATCCTCGCCCAGACGGTCGTCTTCATGACGATGTACACGGCCGTGACCCTGAACACCGACATCGAGCGGGGCTCCTTCGACCGCTTCCGCTCGCAGCCGATCTGGCGTCCGGCACCGCTCGTCGGCGCGCTGCTGGGCGACACGCTGCGGTACAGCGTCGCCTCCGCGTTCGTGTTCGGCATCGCGACGCTGATCGGATACCGGGCGTCCGGCGGCCTCGGGGGCGTCGCCGGGGCCATCGCGCTGCTCCTGGTCTTCTGCTTCGCGCTGAGCTGGCTCTGGCTGATCGTCGGCCTCACCGTGCGGACCCCGGCCGCCGTGATGGGGGTGTCCACCGTCATCCTCTTCCCGCTGACCTTCGTGAGCTCGGCGTTCGCGCCGCCGGAGACCATGCCGGCCTGGATGCGGGAGTTCGTGACCGTCAACCCGGTGACGCTCCTCGTCCAGGCGGCGCGCGGCCTCCTCGACGGCGTGCCCGACACCGGGGACATCGCGCTGGTCCTGGCGCTCTCAGCGGTCATGACGGTCGTGTTCGCCCCGATCGCGCTCTGGCTCTACAACGGCAGGACCTGA
- a CDS encoding MFS transporter — translation MRGTAATSPEKHRPILAWAITLMLLGCTLIAYLDKAILGLVAQPAMADLGLSAAEFGSISSAAGLLGPATALLYSFVADRLPIKATLFTLVVVWSLLQLPIVFAASGGLLLATRFVLGAAEGPTVPVSHVAAYSWWPNERRGFPTALLTTGASLGKLLFAPPLALVIAAFSWESGFLAVALLGFAWAPAWSFLGREGPYGQAGTVAETGSRAPVRTILLTGTFAGYVAAFTASSMLVAVVLTWLPSYFEVALGFSAVTAGSLFGVPSISAMVFLYLYGGWSDRRLRKGATSRIVRGMWGGVLLALGGVFLAALSLVSGVVLPMALLMMGYGLAMTVNAVANPALVQIVPPGQRTSVLSIGVAVAGLLAAAGPWVAGVVLDTARSAGSLAEGYTNVFVLMGGIAMVGGALFALLVNPERDGARVEAARGRTRSLS, via the coding sequence GTGAGGGGCACCGCGGCCACCAGTCCAGAAAAGCACCGCCCGATCCTGGCCTGGGCCATCACTCTCATGCTGCTCGGCTGCACGTTGATCGCATACCTGGACAAGGCGATTCTCGGGCTGGTCGCGCAACCGGCGATGGCCGACCTCGGGCTCTCGGCCGCCGAGTTCGGCAGCATCAGCAGCGCCGCCGGCCTGCTCGGCCCGGCCACGGCGCTGCTGTACAGCTTCGTGGCCGACCGGCTGCCCATCAAGGCCACGCTCTTCACCCTCGTGGTGGTGTGGTCACTCCTCCAGTTGCCCATTGTCTTCGCCGCTTCGGGTGGGCTGCTGCTGGCGACGCGGTTCGTTCTCGGAGCGGCGGAGGGTCCCACCGTGCCGGTGTCGCACGTGGCCGCCTACTCCTGGTGGCCCAATGAACGGCGCGGATTCCCCACGGCGCTGCTCACGACCGGGGCGTCACTCGGCAAGCTGCTCTTCGCTCCGCCGCTGGCCTTGGTGATCGCCGCATTCAGCTGGGAGTCGGGCTTCCTCGCCGTGGCACTCCTCGGCTTCGCCTGGGCGCCGGCGTGGTCGTTCCTCGGGAGAGAGGGTCCCTATGGCCAGGCCGGAACCGTGGCGGAGACCGGATCTCGTGCGCCCGTACGGACCATCCTGCTGACCGGCACCTTCGCCGGGTACGTGGCCGCGTTCACGGCCTCCTCGATGCTCGTGGCCGTGGTCCTGACCTGGCTTCCGTCCTACTTCGAGGTGGCGCTGGGGTTCTCGGCGGTCACGGCGGGCTCGCTGTTCGGCGTGCCCAGCATCTCCGCGATGGTGTTCCTGTACCTGTACGGCGGGTGGAGCGACCGGAGGCTCAGGAAGGGGGCCACGTCCCGAATCGTCCGCGGGATGTGGGGCGGTGTGCTGCTCGCGCTCGGCGGTGTCTTCCTGGCGGCCCTTTCCCTCGTCTCCGGTGTGGTGCTCCCCATGGCTCTGCTGATGATGGGCTACGGGTTGGCCATGACCGTCAATGCTGTGGCCAACCCGGCTCTGGTGCAGATCGTGCCGCCGGGGCAGCGCACGAGCGTGCTGTCGATCGGCGTGGCCGTCGCCGGTCTCCTCGCCGCCGCCGGGCCATGGGTCGCGGGCGTCGTACTGGACACGGCCCGTTCCGCAGGCTCGCTCGCCGAGGGCTACACCAACGTGTTCGTGCTGATGGGCGGCATCGCCATGGTGGGAGGCGCGCTTTTCGCACTGCTGGTGAATCCCGAGCGCGACGGCGCGAGGGTGGAGGCGGCCCGGGGGCGCACACGCAGCTTGTCGTGA
- a CDS encoding MerR family transcriptional regulator — MATDDLMTRALETLGDDGPLSVEAIHRLTAVADVPASMTIAEVADLLDISPHTLRYYERVGLVEVARDTNGHRVYDADAVRRLVFLTRMRLSGMPMRDLQDYISLVDAGEHTVPERLDMLLEHRDTIRRRIRELTLSLTAVEYKIATYGGSTGPDVPALDAATGRTALPDEPRRPALPAG, encoded by the coding sequence ATGGCCACCGACGATCTGATGACCAGGGCGCTGGAAACGCTCGGGGACGACGGCCCGCTGTCGGTCGAGGCGATCCACCGCCTCACCGCCGTGGCCGACGTGCCCGCGTCGATGACGATCGCTGAGGTCGCCGACCTCCTCGACATCTCGCCCCACACGCTGCGTTATTACGAGCGGGTCGGGCTGGTCGAGGTGGCCCGTGACACCAACGGTCATCGTGTCTACGACGCCGACGCGGTGCGGCGCCTGGTGTTCCTCACCCGGATGCGGCTGTCCGGTATGCCGATGCGCGACCTGCAGGACTACATCTCGCTCGTCGACGCCGGCGAGCACACGGTGCCGGAGCGGCTCGACATGCTGCTCGAACATCGCGACACCATCCGCCGCCGGATCCGTGAGCTGACCCTTTCCCTCACGGCGGTCGAGTACAAGATCGCCACGTACGGCGGCTCGACCGGGCCGGACGTTCCGGCCCTCGACGCCGCCACCGGCCGTACGGCGCTGCCGGACGAGCCGCGGCGACCGGCATTACCGGCAGGGTGA
- a CDS encoding SDR family NAD(P)-dependent oxidoreductase encodes MTTQTWIITGASRGFGRALAESALAAGDHVVAAVRRPESVADLQAEYPDTCLVAAFDARDIAAAADLVQEALGRFGRLDVLVNNAGRAVVGAVEEVGDAQLRELMDLHLFGPAALVRAALPVMRAQGTGTIVQMSSQGGRMSFPGVSAYSASKFALEGWSEALAGEVAPFGIRVMIVEPSRFRTGFHADDVLEFTEASETYRDLLAAVRADMAGADGLQEGDPARAAEIIVSLAHSDEVPLRLPLGREAVERISGAYRRGLDEVERWAETARSADFAGVPASVRPI; translated from the coding sequence ATGACGACACAGACCTGGATCATTACCGGCGCGTCCCGCGGTTTCGGGCGCGCACTGGCGGAGTCGGCGCTCGCGGCGGGCGACCACGTGGTGGCGGCGGTGCGCCGTCCGGAGAGTGTGGCCGATCTGCAGGCCGAATACCCGGACACCTGCCTGGTCGCGGCGTTCGACGCCCGGGACATCGCTGCGGCCGCGGACCTCGTACAGGAGGCCCTCGGCCGCTTCGGCCGGCTCGACGTGCTCGTCAACAACGCGGGCCGGGCCGTGGTCGGAGCGGTCGAAGAGGTCGGCGACGCGCAGCTGCGTGAGCTGATGGATCTGCACCTGTTCGGCCCCGCCGCGCTCGTCCGGGCGGCGCTGCCCGTGATGCGCGCGCAGGGCACCGGGACGATCGTGCAGATGAGCAGCCAGGGTGGGCGGATGTCGTTCCCTGGCGTGTCGGCGTACTCCGCGTCGAAGTTCGCCCTCGAAGGCTGGTCCGAAGCCCTGGCGGGGGAGGTCGCGCCGTTCGGGATCCGCGTGATGATCGTCGAGCCCAGCCGGTTCCGGACCGGCTTCCACGCGGACGACGTGCTGGAGTTCACCGAGGCGTCGGAGACCTACCGTGACCTGCTCGCCGCCGTCCGCGCGGACATGGCCGGGGCCGATGGCCTCCAGGAGGGGGACCCGGCCCGGGCGGCCGAGATCATCGTGTCCCTCGCGCACAGTGACGAGGTGCCGCTGCGGCTGCCGCTCGGGCGCGAGGCGGTCGAGCGTATCTCGGGTGCGTACCGGCGCGGCCTGGACGAGGTCGAGCGGTGGGCCGAGACCGCCCGCAGCGCCGACTTCGCGGGCGTCCCGGCGTCGGTCCGGCCGATCTAG
- a CDS encoding LacI family DNA-binding transcriptional regulator — protein sequence MPDHTAPASPRPGRRRPTILDVAAAAGVSKGLVSKVLSGSAGPSAATTQRVLAVAERMGYRKDRTATLLAQRRTRLIGVTILPSNVYHGELAEEIQAIVDAAGYETVLGAITATHDERRSIETLIDFRCEALLLLGPTMPEAELASLVENVPTVCVGRPLNLPEVDVVRADDEQGITDVVDHLVSLGHRHIAHVDGGAGHIAAVRRGAYRAAMRRHGLEAVVLPGGLTERQGAAAFEHLPSGTGITAVVAFNDRAAVGLIEALESSGIRVPDGMSVAGFDDSLMARHPRMALTTVSQSPIEQARLAVQAVIDRLNGEHQERREIVLPTRLVVRGSTAAPRTPLALRRNS from the coding sequence ATGCCCGACCACACCGCGCCGGCATCGCCTCGGCCAGGACGCCGCCGGCCGACGATCCTCGACGTCGCCGCCGCGGCCGGCGTGTCCAAGGGGCTGGTCTCCAAAGTGCTCAGCGGCTCGGCGGGACCGAGCGCGGCCACGACCCAGCGCGTGCTGGCCGTCGCCGAGCGCATGGGCTATCGCAAGGACAGAACCGCCACGCTCCTCGCCCAGCGACGGACGCGGCTCATCGGCGTGACGATCCTCCCGAGCAACGTGTACCACGGAGAACTCGCCGAGGAGATTCAGGCGATCGTGGACGCCGCGGGGTACGAGACGGTTCTGGGAGCCATCACCGCCACCCACGACGAGCGGCGCTCCATCGAGACCCTCATCGACTTCCGGTGCGAGGCCCTCCTCCTGCTGGGGCCGACGATGCCCGAAGCCGAGCTGGCCTCCCTCGTCGAGAACGTTCCGACCGTCTGCGTGGGACGCCCGCTCAACCTGCCGGAGGTGGACGTCGTCCGCGCCGACGACGAGCAGGGCATCACCGACGTGGTGGACCATCTGGTCTCACTCGGCCACCGGCACATCGCCCACGTCGACGGGGGAGCGGGACACATCGCCGCCGTCCGGCGAGGCGCCTACCGGGCGGCCATGCGACGGCACGGGCTCGAGGCCGTTGTCCTTCCTGGAGGCCTCACTGAGCGGCAGGGGGCGGCGGCTTTCGAGCATCTCCCATCCGGCACGGGCATCACGGCCGTCGTCGCGTTCAACGATCGTGCGGCGGTGGGGCTGATCGAGGCGCTGGAGAGCAGCGGCATCCGGGTACCGGACGGCATGTCCGTGGCCGGCTTCGACGACAGCCTCATGGCGCGACACCCGCGGATGGCTCTCACGACCGTCAGCCAGTCACCGATCGAGCAAGCCCGGCTCGCCGTCCAAGCGGTCATAGACCGGCTGAACGGTGAACATCAGGAACGCCGCGAGATCGTGCTTCCGACACGCCTCGTCGTACGGGGCAGCACCGCCGCCCCCCGCACCCCGCTCGCGTTGCGCCGGAACAGCTGA